CTGGCAAAGGTCAGTAAGAGACCTGGCAAGACCCGATCGATCAATTTTTATGAAGTTAATAGAAAGCACTATTTTGTGGATTTGCCTGGTTATGGATACGCTAAAACATCGAAATCTGAAAGAATATATTGGAAACATTTAATTGAAACATATTTTGAAAAAAGAAAAAATCAAATTAGGTTAAGTGTGCTTTTGCTTGATAGTAGACTTTTTCCACAAGAAAATGATAAAATGTTCATTGAGTGGAGCCAGTATTTTGGAATACCTGTTCTTGTTGTTTTAAGCAAAGTAGATAAACTGAGTAAAGCAGATATCTTAAAAAAAGTAGAGGTGATCAAACAGCAGTTCAATACAGATGTAATTGCTTATTCTGCGATAACAAAGCAAGGTGTGGATGATATAATAGAGAAGATTAACAAGTGTTTAGCATAACTCTGCCGGGGTGCAATCTCAATAGAGCGAAGCGGGGGAGCGAAGATTAAAAGCGGAGTCTCAATCTGAGACATAGGGGGGATTGTTGTGAAAAAACTGTGGAAAATATTGATTCTCACTGGAAGCTTCCTCGCACTTTTGATTTCTGCAGTTGGAAATATCGAACTTTGGTAAACTCTGCACCCCGGCGTAAGAGCGGAGTGATATAGATTGACAAGAGCATTCAGAATCTTTGCTATTTTTCTCTTTGTCATATTCATTCTGGCGATAATTGCAATCAGTATATCTTTATCTAATACCAATCCTCTGCTACTAAATCGTGAGTGTTTAATTTTCCTTGCTCTTGGGATTATTTTTGAGATGATAGGCTTTTCTGTCTCAAAGTTCTCCGGTCACAATATCAGAGTAACAAGTGGGTTAGTAATCAATATTCTTGCTGCCAGTATATTTTCAACCCTTGAAGCTGCTATAATTGCCTCCGCATCAGTTCTAATAGTAGGTTTATTTATAGTAAAAGGTAAGGATGTATTCAAATATATTTTCAACGTATCTCAAGTTGGTTTGAACACAATTTTCATATCATTTGTGTTTTCACTCCTAAAATCTTCTCAGATATCAAGAAACGTCTGGGTGGTTCTGGTTATATCCTTCACGTACATGATAATCAACGCCTTTTTCTTTTCGATTGGATTCAGCTTGGTTGTAAAGGCAACATTTATAAACAGTTTCGCCCAAACCATGAAAACTCCTTTGTTGAATTCAATAACTGTTCTCCCTTTGGCTTCGGTTGCTTACGTACTTTATCACTTAATGGGCTTAACAGCTGTTCCTTTAGTTTTAGTAATTCTACTTGCGCTCCAATTAGGCAATCTATTTCGTGGTGAATATCAACAATCTAAATTCGAAAACTTAAAACTTTTGGTGAAAAGCTTAGAACTAAAAGACTCGTACACGAGTGGTCATAGTGAAAGGGCAGCTCAGTTGTCTTACATGATAGCAAAGAGGTTAGGGCTTTCGGAAAAGCTTTGCAACAGAATCAAAACAGCGTGTTTGCTGCATGACGTCGGCAAGATAGGTGTGCCAGACTACATTCTGAACAAACCAGAAAAATTATCGGAAGAAGAGTTCAAAACGATAAAAAGCCACTCTGTCAAATCAGAAGAATTATTGAGGACCGTCAGCAGTTTCAAAAACAAAGAAGCCAAATGGGTCAGGCACCATCACGAAAGATGGGATGGCTTTGGATACCCAGATGGACTAAAAGGTGAAGAGATTCCATTACCATCAAGAATAATAGCCGCAGCCGATATATATGAAGCACTCACAAGCGCAAGACCATACCGTAAAGCATATGACAAACAGGAAGCAATAAATATGATAAAAGAAATGTCTGGTAGTGTTTTAGACCCCAAGATCGTCCAAATACTCGTCGAAATAGTTGTCAATGGTCATTTCGATGCCTGAAAAGTGACAATATCAGCATAACTTCACCAACACCGATGCTCAATTCTCTTGCGATGTCTTGTTCACTCTTTCCTTCTTGATACAATAATAGAATCTTTCTTTCAATGGAAGTACCATTTGTATCCGTTTTCACTTCTTCAATTTGCTTTTCTTTGTCATTATTTATCTGAATTTGTGTGGTTTCTGATTCTTCCACAGATATTGGCTCGGTTTTCGCAGGATAAGAAAATCTCTCTGCGACTTTTGTCTCTTGACTACACAAAGAGGCATACAATGTGTTGGCTTCTTTGATCAACTTTTTGAGCTCTTCTATTTTTCTATCAAGCATTTGTAATCTAACAGATGAGATATGCCTGAACTGCCCCATGAGTTCAAGGATTCTTTCTTCGAATTTTTCATATTCTTCTTGCTTGGGAGCTCTTTGATTTGTATTAGAAAGAAAAAGCCCCCATGCAAAAGCTACTGTACCAAGAGTACTCAAAAAAACAACCCAGGAAAAAAAGTCAGTCAGTTCAAACACCTCCGATCTGTTGTTATTGTATATCACAATCAACTTTTATGCAAAGAAATCCCACTCAAAATTCGGATAAATTTGGTATAATTAGCAAAACAAACAAAGGAGGTATGAAGATGGAATACAGAAAGGTTGGAAAATGGGGTTTGAGGATCAGTGAATTGTCTCTGGGGTCGTGGATTACCTTTGGCAATCAACTCGATTTTGACGCTGCGAAGGAATTAATCAAAAGAGCCGTACAAAATGGAATCAATTTCATTGATACGGCAGAGGCTTATGCAAATGGAATGGCTGAATCTATGCTTGGAGAGATCATAAAATCCTACAGAAGATCTGATTTAGTCATCTCAACCAAGATATTCTGGGGAGGAAATGGTCCTAACGAAAAAGGCCTTTCAAGAAAGCATTTACTCGAAGGCACATGGGCATCTTTGAAAAGACTGCAACTCAATTACGTAGATCTTCTGTATTGTCACAGACCTGATCCAGAAGTACCAATGGAAGAAGTCGTCTGGACCATGGATCAGATCGTTCGAAATGGGTTAGCACTTTACTGGGGGACATCCGAATGGAGTGCGAAAGAATTAGAAAAAGCCCACCAGACGGCAAAGCAACTCAATTGCATACCTCCAGTGGTTGAGCAACCTCAATACAACATGTTGGTAAGAGAAAGAGTAGAGAAAGAATATGAACCGATATATGAAAAATACGGCATGGGTCTGACAACCTTCAGTCCACTCGCATCTGGATTGCTCAGTGGAAAATACTTGCAAGGAATACCACAAGACTCAAGACTTGCAAAATACGAATTCATCAGAAAGAGATTTGAAGAGACAGGATTAATGAGTGAAAAGACGTTTTCCAAAATCCTGAAATTGAAAAAGATCTCCGAGGAACTGAATTGCACTTTGTCCCAACTTGCAATAGCATGGATATTGAAAAATCCACGCGTATCGAGCGTCATCCTGGGTGTGTCGAAGATAGAACAGTTTGACGAAAACATAAAAGCCATCGAGGTCAAACAAAAACTTTCTGACGACGTTATGAATGAAATTCAGAAAATTCTAAACGATTGAACAAGGCAGGCTTTTGCCTGCCTTTTACTGAATAAGAGGCTTGAGTACTCGATCCAAAACACCATGCAGGTGTGATATCAACATTCCATAGTTTACAACTGGAATCTTCAACCTTTTTGCCAAGGTCATGCGACGCATAAATGCACTCCTGGTTAACACGCACCCACCACAATGTATTATCAACTGACATTCTTGTAACTCTTCAAGATCTGGAAATTCCTTACCGGCAAAGAATTTATAGTTTAATCTCAACTTCATTTTCTGTTCTATCCATCTTGGTATTTTTACCCTTCCAATATCATCGCAAGTTGGTACATGAGAACAAGCTTCAACAACTGCAACTTGGTCGTTGTCTCTTAATAACTTGAGTTTTTCAATACCTTCCATAAAAAATTTTAGATCGCCTTTATTCGCCGCCTCGAGTATCGAAAAAGTCGTCAGGGGTATCTTCTCTGGTACGATCTTTTCTATTTTCATCACAACTTGTGAATCTGTGACAACTAAATCCACATTATTTGAAAGCTTTGTGAGAGTATCAGCAAGTTCAACATCTCTTGTCACAACAGCCGTTCCGCCAAAATCTATAATCTCTCTTATCGCTTCTACTTGTGGCATGATCAATCTACCTTTTGGTGCTGCTTTATCTATTGGAACAACAAGAATTGCCGTTTTTGTCCTTTTGAGTAGATGACCTACCAATGGCTTTTCTTCTTTTTCAGGAATTATCTGCGAGAGTTTTTCGAGTAATATGTGAATGTTTTTTCCTTCTTTTGCTGAAATCTCCACAATTGGAACGCCAAATGGCTCGTATAAATTCACAAGACCATCCAGATGAAGATCGGATTTATTTACAGCTATCACAAAGGGTATTTCAAGCTCTCTAAGGATATCCACTAACATCTGTTCATAATAAGACGGTCGGTCATCAGTAACAAGAATAGCGGCATCTGCTCTGTAGAGTGATCTTTTTGCCCTTTCAACACGTTTTTGACCGACGATTCCTTGATCATCTATACCGGGTGTGTCGATCAAAGTAACAGGACCTATAGGTTGTATTTCAAGGGTTTTGTAAACAGGGTCTGTTGTTGTACCGGGTATTTCACTTACAATCGCTATGTCCTGGCGGGCAATCGCATTTATCAAAGAAGATTTACCAACATTCCTACGACCGGCTATTGCCACATATTTTCTAAACCCTGCATGTGATATATTCATTGAACCTCCTCCTATATCCAAAATCGTTGCTGACCGAGTAACCAGCAGATATCACAAGATTCTTTGTACATTCTGCACAGGCAATGTCATTTTCAAAGATACAAATCTTATTTGGATACAAAGTGTAAAGTGAACGATAAGGTAAAGGAGTGAAATTTGGCATGATGACATTGGCTCCACATTTGAGTGCCAATTGTCTTCCCAGAGGATGAATCGTACCAAGAGCCGTTGTCGCTGGTATATTCGTATCTGGTAAAAACAATCTCGTAAGGGCTATCATTTTCAATGTTTTATTCAAAGTTCCAGATTTTGCATTTTTCAATGGTGTCGAAGGATGCGGTATGAAAGGACCTATTCCTACCATATCGGCATCGAGATCTCGTACAAATAGAATATCCTTTGCTAAAGAAAGATCATCTTGATCTGGAAGTCCAACCATCGATCCTGCACCAACTTCGTAACCCAACTCCTTGAGCTTCTTTAAATGTTCTACTCTTGTTTTGAACGAATCATTTGGATGTAATTTCTCATACAATTTTTCATCTGCAGTTTCATGGCGCATGAGATATCTATCTGCTCCCATATCTTTCCAGAGTTTGTATTCATCAAAGTTCCTTTCACCAATGCTCAGAGTAATTGCAACATTGAATTCTTTTATCTTTTTTACGAGTTGGGCTATCATGTCACTGTTGTAATATGTATCTTCACCAGATTGCAAAACGATTGTTTTTATTCCCATCTGTGATATCAACCTTGCACGTTGAATGATCTGCTCTATTGACATCCTGTACCTTGTAATATCTTTGTTTTGCGCCCTGATACCACAATACAAACAGTTATTTTTGCAATAATTCGAAAATTCAATGATTCCACGAATGTACACAGCCTTTCCAAGGTATTTTTGCCTGATCTCATCTGCTAAAGCAAAGAGTTTTTCATCAATCTCTTCTTTTGAAAGAATGAATGCAATTTCATCGATTTCAACCTTCTGTGGATGTTTCATTATTTTTTGCAGAATTTCGTACACAATCTATCACTCCTCGAGCGATTTCAATCAATTCTGGGCAGACATTTTCAACCTGTGCAAAGATCACAAAATCTTCGTCTTCGAAAATTATCTTTGGCGATTCAAACCTTTCCACTCCAGCTTTCAATCCTTGGATGAATGAAACCCTTTTTCCAATCTTTTTACATACCCACACTTTACATTTGAAATCATCTGCCATCTTTTGAATCATTCTCTTACATTCTGACATCTCTGATCCCTGCTTCAATTTTCATGAGCAAATTTTTGATATTCTCTCTTCTTTGCTCTGGCATCTTTGAGAGCTCGTTTTCTATCAACATTTCACCCGCCTTTTTTGTCTCGCAACTACCATAATCTACCAAGTATTCTTTCAGGGTTAATATGGCATTTGGTGTACAAAATTCTTTTACAAACCCTGGGATAGCAAATTCCATAAAATGCTGACCAGTTCTGCCAGCTCTATAACAAGCAGTACAAAAGGAAGGTATATAGCCATTTTCGATTAGCTCCTTTATGACATCATCCAGAGTTCTGGTATCGCCCAAGACAAATTGGCTCTTTCTGACAACTTCTTGATCAATTTGTGAATATGAACCGACACCGATGCTTGAACCGGCATCTATTTGAGAAACTCCAAGTTCAATTGCCTCGCGTCTGATCTGTGGTTTTTCCCTTGCCGTGAGAATCAAACCGGTATATGGAACGGATAACCTTATGATGGCTATTAGTCTTTTAAAATCATAATCGCTCACAGGATGTGGTGGATTGTTTGCCAATGGCGTACCAAAAGCGGGTTCTATCCTTGGAAATGAGATGGTATGTGGCCCCACGCCGAATCTTTCTTCCAAGTGTTTAGTATGATATATCAACCCCATCACTTCAAACTTCCAGTTGTACAATCCAAACAACGCACCAATACCGACATCATCGATTCCTGCAATCATAGCTCTGTCCAATCCGAATAATCTGTAGACATAAGAAGATTTTGGACCATAGACATGTAATTTTTTATATGTCGGCAAGTGATAGGTCTCTT
The DNA window shown above is from Thermotoga profunda AZM34c06 and carries:
- the yihA gene encoding ribosome biogenesis GTP-binding protein YihA/YsxC, which translates into the protein MFVKTVEFVISAYHEKDFPRPLYGEVCFVGRSNVGKSSLLNVLFNKKLAKVSKRPGKTRSINFYEVNRKHYFVDLPGYGYAKTSKSERIYWKHLIETYFEKRKNQIRLSVLLLDSRLFPQENDKMFIEWSQYFGIPVLVVLSKVDKLSKADILKKVEVIKQQFNTDVIAYSAITKQGVDDIIEKINKCLA
- a CDS encoding HD-GYP domain-containing protein yields the protein MTRAFRIFAIFLFVIFILAIIAISISLSNTNPLLLNRECLIFLALGIIFEMIGFSVSKFSGHNIRVTSGLVINILAASIFSTLEAAIIASASVLIVGLFIVKGKDVFKYIFNVSQVGLNTIFISFVFSLLKSSQISRNVWVVLVISFTYMIINAFFFSIGFSLVVKATFINSFAQTMKTPLLNSITVLPLASVAYVLYHLMGLTAVPLVLVILLALQLGNLFRGEYQQSKFENLKLLVKSLELKDSYTSGHSERAAQLSYMIAKRLGLSEKLCNRIKTACLLHDVGKIGVPDYILNKPEKLSEEEFKTIKSHSVKSEELLRTVSSFKNKEAKWVRHHHERWDGFGYPDGLKGEEIPLPSRIIAAADIYEALTSARPYRKAYDKQEAINMIKEMSGSVLDPKIVQILVEIVVNGHFDA
- a CDS encoding DUF6115 domain-containing protein, whose product is MFELTDFFSWVVFLSTLGTVAFAWGLFLSNTNQRAPKQEEYEKFEERILELMGQFRHISSVRLQMLDRKIEELKKLIKEANTLYASLCSQETKVAERFSYPAKTEPISVEESETTQIQINNDKEKQIEEVKTDTNGTSIERKILLLYQEGKSEQDIARELSIGVGEVMLILSLFRHRNDH
- a CDS encoding potassium channel beta subunit family protein, whose protein sequence is MEYRKVGKWGLRISELSLGSWITFGNQLDFDAAKELIKRAVQNGINFIDTAEAYANGMAESMLGEIIKSYRRSDLVISTKIFWGGNGPNEKGLSRKHLLEGTWASLKRLQLNYVDLLYCHRPDPEVPMEEVVWTMDQIVRNGLALYWGTSEWSAKELEKAHQTAKQLNCIPPVVEQPQYNMLVRERVEKEYEPIYEKYGMGLTTFSPLASGLLSGKYLQGIPQDSRLAKYEFIRKRFEETGLMSEKTFSKILKLKKISEELNCTLSQLAIAWILKNPRVSSVILGVSKIEQFDENIKAIEVKQKLSDDVMNEIQKILND
- the hydF gene encoding [FeFe] hydrogenase H-cluster maturation GTPase HydF encodes the protein MNISHAGFRKYVAIAGRRNVGKSSLINAIARQDIAIVSEIPGTTTDPVYKTLEIQPIGPVTLIDTPGIDDQGIVGQKRVERAKRSLYRADAAILVTDDRPSYYEQMLVDILRELEIPFVIAVNKSDLHLDGLVNLYEPFGVPIVEISAKEGKNIHILLEKLSQIIPEKEEKPLVGHLLKRTKTAILVVPIDKAAPKGRLIMPQVEAIREIIDFGGTAVVTRDVELADTLTKLSNNVDLVVTDSQVVMKIEKIVPEKIPLTTFSILEAANKGDLKFFMEGIEKLKLLRDNDQVAVVEACSHVPTCDDIGRVKIPRWIEQKMKLRLNYKFFAGKEFPDLEELQECQLIIHCGGCVLTRSAFMRRMTLAKRLKIPVVNYGMLISHLHGVLDRVLKPLIQ
- the hydE gene encoding [FeFe] hydrogenase H-cluster radical SAM maturase HydE, whose protein sequence is MKHPQKVEIDEIAFILSKEEIDEKLFALADEIRQKYLGKAVYIRGIIEFSNYCKNNCLYCGIRAQNKDITRYRMSIEQIIQRARLISQMGIKTIVLQSGEDTYYNSDMIAQLVKKIKEFNVAITLSIGERNFDEYKLWKDMGADRYLMRHETADEKLYEKLHPNDSFKTRVEHLKKLKELGYEVGAGSMVGLPDQDDLSLAKDILFVRDLDADMVGIGPFIPHPSTPLKNAKSGTLNKTLKMIALTRLFLPDTNIPATTALGTIHPLGRQLALKCGANVIMPNFTPLPYRSLYTLYPNKICIFENDIACAECTKNLVISAGYSVSNDFGYRRRFNEYITCRV
- the hydG gene encoding [FeFe] hydrogenase H-cluster radical SAM maturase HydG gives rise to the protein MYIISNKLKETESFIPHEKINELLETTKNPDRKLIEQIIEKSLNKERLTPQETAFLLNADDPELVQMIFNAAKQLKEKIYGNRIVLFAPLYIGNECINGCLYCGFRSQNRQIVRKTLNEEELSEELYVLTSKGHKRLIVVFGEHPMYSPKFIANVIQKIYAFKNKTGEIRRVNVNAAPQTVKGYEIIKEVGIGTFQIFQETYHLPTYKKLHVYGPKSSYVYRLFGLDRAMIAGIDDVGIGALFGLYNWKFEVMGLIYHTKHLEERFGVGPHTISFPRIEPAFGTPLANNPPHPVSDYDFKRLIAIIRLSVPYTGLILTAREKPQIRREAIELGVSQIDAGSSIGVGSYSQIDQEVVRKSQFVLGDTRTLDDVIKELIENGYIPSFCTACYRAGRTGQHFMEFAIPGFVKEFCTPNAILTLKEYLVDYGSCETKKAGEMLIENELSKMPEQRRENIKNLLMKIEAGIRDVRM